The proteins below come from a single Dehalococcoidia bacterium genomic window:
- a CDS encoding trypsin-like peptidase domain-containing protein, whose product MDPAPSPPAARRSPAAWYLAVVVAAAFAGGAASGAMVSLFFGGEGEDSGPAAPGLVERRVITSEEDAVTQAVEAAGPAVVTVINQKPPRRDEQGRLVESVSVGTGVVVDARGYVVTNEHVIHEPGQLSVVFLNGEERPARLVSDDAPFSDLAVLQIPPGNLKVLPFGDSSRLKLGQTVIAIGSALFELRNSVTTGVVSGLGRRYLREQVFMEDLIQTDAAINAGNSGGPLITTSGEMVGLTTNVVRRVGATENVYGIAFAISSRTMEPIVRSIIERGKYTRPYLGIEHLELDSDVAFDLNLRVDRGALVRRVVEGSPAQAAGIRPGDIILRMGRFELNEDLPFLNALARFNPRDRVALQLLRDGRPLEVTVEVGER is encoded by the coding sequence ATGGACCCCGCACCCTCGCCTCCGGCGGCCAGACGCTCGCCGGCAGCCTGGTACCTAGCCGTCGTAGTAGCCGCCGCGTTCGCGGGTGGCGCTGCCTCGGGCGCCATGGTGAGCCTGTTCTTCGGGGGCGAAGGCGAGGACTCCGGGCCGGCCGCGCCCGGCCTGGTCGAGCGGCGAGTCATCACGAGCGAAGAGGATGCCGTCACTCAAGCCGTCGAGGCGGCTGGCCCGGCGGTGGTCACGGTCATAAATCAGAAGCCGCCGCGCCGGGACGAACAGGGGCGGCTGGTCGAGAGCGTGAGCGTCGGCACGGGCGTCGTAGTCGACGCGCGCGGGTATGTGGTCACGAATGAGCATGTCATCCACGAGCCGGGACAGTTGAGTGTGGTGTTCCTGAATGGCGAGGAGCGGCCGGCGCGGCTCGTGTCCGACGATGCCCCCTTCAGCGACCTGGCTGTGCTCCAGATACCACCCGGCAACCTCAAGGTGTTGCCGTTCGGGGACTCGAGCCGGCTCAAGCTGGGCCAGACCGTGATCGCCATCGGCAGCGCCCTTTTCGAACTCCGCAACAGCGTGACGACTGGCGTGGTGAGCGGCCTCGGCCGGCGATACTTGCGGGAGCAGGTGTTCATGGAAGACCTGATCCAGACGGACGCGGCGATAAACGCCGGTAACTCCGGAGGCCCCCTGATCACAACGAGTGGCGAGATGGTAGGCCTGACGACGAACGTCGTCAGGCGCGTCGGCGCGACCGAGAACGTCTACGGCATCGCCTTCGCGATATCCAGCCGCACGATGGAGCCGATCGTCAGGTCGATCATCGAGCGCGGGAAGTACACGCGGCCATACTTGGGCATCGAACACCTGGAGCTGGACTCCGATGTCGCCTTTGACCTGAACTTGCGAGTCGACCGCGGCGCGCTCGTGCGGAGGGTGGTCGAGGGCAGCCCGGCCCAGGCCGCGGGCATACGTCCGGGAGACATCATCCTCCGCATGGGCCGCTTCGAGCTGAACGAAGACCTGCCGTTCCTCAACGCCCTGGCGCGTTTCAACCCGCGGGACCGCGTGGCCTTGCAACTACTGCGAGACGGCAGGCCCCTGGAAGTCACCGTGGAGGTGGGCGAGCGTTGA
- the rpsF gene encoding 30S ribosomal protein S6 encodes MAKVHEYELVVILSPELTDESLTSGIERVQEAISSRGGEVIDVSTWGRRRLAYPIKRHLEGTYVVTQLKMDPAQVRDLENSLRISEDVIRHLVVRRDE; translated from the coding sequence TTGGCGAAGGTACACGAATACGAGCTTGTGGTTATCCTCAGTCCGGAACTGACGGACGAAAGCCTCACATCCGGCATCGAAAGGGTGCAGGAGGCGATCTCCTCACGGGGTGGTGAGGTCATCGACGTGAGCACCTGGGGCCGCCGCCGGCTTGCCTACCCGATCAAGCGGCACCTGGAAGGCACCTACGTCGTAACGCAGTTGAAGATGGACCCCGCTCAGGTGAGAGACCTGGAGAACAGCTTGCGCATCTCAGAGGACGTGATCCGGCACCTCGTCGTGCGCAGGGACGAGTAA